A part of Nitrososphaerota archaeon genomic DNA contains:
- the rimI gene encoding ribosomal protein S18-alanine N-acetyltransferase — MNIKEEIKIHKCSFKDLRKVYEIELESFDHPYPFPIFVGYLIKYSNGFLIAKINDQIVGYVIGIAEKNVGTIVSIAVKKDYRRKGIGKKLLNSIIEYFKSRSVSLINLQVRIDNYEAISLYEKNGFKKVRILKNYYSDGCDAFLMEKKL, encoded by the coding sequence TTGAATATTAAGGAAGAAATTAAGATTCATAAATGCAGTTTTAAAGATTTAAGAAAAGTTTATGAAATAGAGTTGGAGAGTTTTGATCATCCTTATCCATTTCCAATATTCGTAGGTTATTTAATAAAATATTCAAATGGATTTTTAATAGCTAAAATAAATGACCAAATAGTTGGATATGTTATAGGAATTGCAGAAAAAAATGTAGGAACAATAGTTTCCATAGCTGTAAAAAAAGATTATAGAAGAAAAGGCATTGGAAAAAAGCTTCTTAATTCGATAATAGAATACTTTAAATCCAGAAGTGTTTCTTTAATTAATTTACAAGTTCGTATCGACAATTATGAAGCAATATCACTTTATGAGAAAAATGGATTTAAGAAAGTCAGAATTCTAAAAAATTATTATAGCGATGGATGCGATGCATTTTTAATGGAGAAAAAACTTTAA
- a CDS encoding hydroxyacid dehydrogenase: MNRKYKVFLTQPIHDTGLNILSKECIIEVKNFSEDVSEDEIMKYVKDVDAIITRLPRITRKIIENAKNLKVIGRHGVGYDNIDIKAATERGIPVVYTPEAPCEPVAEHAVGFIIALSKNIIIADKALRKPTWIGWEVRHKYIGRNIKGKTLGIIGLGRIGALVAKYAKCLGMKIIYYDVYRRTDIEKLLDISYRELEDLLKESDFVSLNVPLTKSTEKLIGEKELRLMKKTAYLINTSRGKVIDEEALIKALKEGWIAGAALDVFEKEPISKDNPLIEFDNVILSPHMSAHTEEFFIDAAVTIAEDVLRVLKGKRPLYIVNPEIYSSK; encoded by the coding sequence ATGAATAGGAAGTATAAAGTATTTTTAACTCAACCAATACATGATACTGGTTTAAATATACTTTCTAAAGAATGTATTATTGAAGTAAAGAATTTTTCTGAAGATGTTTCTGAAGATGAAATAATGAAATATGTTAAAGATGTTGATGCTATTATTACAAGGCTTCCAAGAATAACTAGAAAAATTATAGAAAATGCTAAAAATCTTAAAGTTATAGGTAGACATGGGGTGGGATACGATAATATAGATATTAAAGCTGCTACTGAAAGAGGCATACCAGTAGTATACACTCCTGAAGCTCCTTGCGAGCCTGTAGCTGAACATGCAGTAGGTTTTATTATTGCTTTATCAAAAAATATTATTATAGCAGATAAAGCTTTACGAAAACCCACATGGATTGGATGGGAAGTAAGACATAAATATATTGGGAGAAACATTAAAGGAAAAACTTTAGGAATAATTGGTTTAGGAAGAATAGGGGCTTTAGTAGCAAAATATGCAAAATGTCTTGGAATGAAAATTATTTATTATGATGTATACAGAAGAACGGATATAGAAAAATTATTAGATATAAGCTATAGAGAATTAGAAGATTTATTGAAAGAATCTGACTTTGTTTCATTAAATGTTCCTTTAACAAAATCTACTGAAAAATTAATTGGAGAAAAAGAATTAAGATTAATGAAAAAAACAGCATATTTAATAAATACTTCTAGAGGAAAAGTAATCGATGAGGAGGCTCTAATTAAAGCATTAAAAGAAGGATGGATTGCTGGAGCTGCATTAGATGTTTTTGAAAAAGAGCCTATATCAAAAGATAATCCATTGATTGAATTTGATAATGTTATATTAAGTCCACATATGTCTGCTCATACTGAAGAATTCTTTATAGATGCAGCTGTAACAATAGCAGAGGATGTTTTAAGAGTATTAAAAGGTAAAAGACCATTGTATATTGTGAATCCGGAAATTTACTCTAGTAAATGA